A DNA window from Mycobacterium sp. IDR2000157661 contains the following coding sequences:
- a CDS encoding DUF3027 domain-containing protein, translated as MDSVTESAEHGADSPERPDLEAVLLGAADDARAAIVEYSGVDTVGEYLGASFDDPTAATHRFLADMPGYRGWQWAVVVAAWPGADHATISEVVLVPGPTALLAPKWVPWNERVRPGDLSPGDLLAPPTEDPRLVPGYMATGDPAVDDVAAEVGFGRRQVLGPHGRADAAQRWHDGDFGPGSAMARSTRRVCRDCGFYLPLSGSLGTMFGVCANEFSADGHVVDAEYGCGAHSDTPQPAGSGSPLYDPYDDGVLDLTESAQPAESSEPAD; from the coding sequence ATGGACAGCGTGACCGAATCCGCCGAGCACGGAGCCGACTCGCCCGAGCGCCCCGACCTGGAGGCGGTGCTTCTGGGTGCCGCCGACGACGCGCGCGCGGCGATCGTCGAGTACAGCGGCGTCGACACGGTGGGCGAGTACCTCGGTGCCAGCTTCGACGACCCGACCGCGGCCACCCACCGTTTCCTCGCCGACATGCCCGGCTACCGCGGCTGGCAGTGGGCCGTCGTGGTCGCGGCCTGGCCCGGCGCCGACCATGCCACCATCAGCGAGGTCGTGCTGGTCCCCGGTCCCACCGCGTTGCTGGCGCCCAAGTGGGTGCCGTGGAACGAGCGGGTCCGTCCCGGTGACCTGAGCCCCGGCGATCTGCTCGCCCCGCCCACCGAAGACCCGCGCCTGGTGCCCGGCTACATGGCCACCGGCGATCCTGCCGTCGACGACGTGGCCGCTGAGGTCGGGTTCGGCCGCAGGCAGGTGCTCGGGCCTCACGGGCGCGCGGACGCGGCACAGCGCTGGCATGACGGAGACTTCGGGCCGGGCTCGGCGATGGCGCGCTCGACCCGCCGGGTGTGCCGCGACTGCGGTTTCTATCTGCCGCTGTCCGGATCGCTTGGCACGATGTTCGGCGTGTGCGCCAACGAGTTCTCCGCCGACGGCCATGTCGTCGACGCCGAATACGGTTGTGGCGCACATTCGGACACTCCGCAGCCGGCAGGCAGCGGCTCTCCGCTGTACGACCCGTACGACGATGGCGTGCTGGATCTCACCGAGTCTGCCCAGCCCGCCGAGTCCTCCGAGCCTGCGGACTAG
- a CDS encoding glutathione S-transferase family protein — MAYVADPTTSHGEFNRDTAYIETRITADGRDGYPVEPGRYRLVVARACPWANRTIIVRRLLGLEDVLSIGFCGPTHDEDSWTFDLDPGGVDPVLKIPRLKDAYLKRFPDYDKGITVPAVVEVPTGEVVTNDYPQITLDFSTEWTQHHRDGAPDLYPERLRDEIDEVAQRVYTEINNGVYRCGFAGSQRAYERAYDRLFTALDWLAERLESRRYLVGDTITEADVRLFTTLARFDPVYHGHFKCNRAKLAEMPVLWAYARDLFQTPGFGDTIDFVQIKQHYYIVHTDINPTRVVPKGPELSNWMTPHGREALGGRPFGDGTPPGPTPEGERVPDGHGVA; from the coding sequence ATGGCATATGTCGCCGACCCCACCACGTCGCACGGCGAGTTCAACCGCGACACCGCCTACATCGAAACCCGGATCACGGCCGACGGCCGCGACGGCTATCCCGTCGAACCCGGCCGCTACCGGCTCGTCGTGGCGCGGGCCTGCCCGTGGGCCAACCGCACCATCATCGTCCGCCGCCTGCTCGGCTTGGAAGACGTTCTGTCCATTGGCTTTTGCGGACCGACCCACGACGAGGACAGCTGGACATTCGACCTCGATCCCGGCGGCGTCGATCCGGTCCTGAAGATCCCACGGCTCAAGGACGCCTATCTCAAGAGGTTCCCCGACTACGACAAGGGCATCACCGTCCCCGCCGTCGTCGAGGTGCCGACCGGTGAGGTCGTCACCAACGACTACCCGCAGATCACACTCGACTTCTCCACCGAGTGGACGCAGCACCACCGCGACGGGGCGCCCGACCTGTATCCGGAGAGGTTGCGCGACGAGATCGACGAGGTGGCCCAGCGGGTCTACACCGAGATCAACAACGGCGTGTACCGGTGTGGCTTCGCCGGGTCGCAGCGCGCCTACGAGAGGGCCTACGACCGGTTGTTCACCGCGCTGGACTGGCTGGCGGAGCGCCTGGAGAGCCGGCGCTACCTCGTCGGTGACACCATCACCGAGGCCGACGTGCGACTGTTCACCACGCTCGCCCGCTTCGACCCCGTCTATCACGGGCACTTCAAGTGCAATCGCGCCAAATTGGCCGAGATGCCGGTGTTGTGGGCCTATGCCCGCGACCTGTTCCAGACACCGGGCTTCGGCGACACCATCGACTTCGTGCAGATCAAGCAGCACTACTACATCGTGCACACCGACATCAACCCGACGCGGGTGGTGCCCAAGGGGCCGGAGCTGTCCAACTGGATGACGCCGCACGGTCGGGAAGCGTTGGGCGGCAGACCATTCGGCGACGGCACCCCGCCGGGCCCGACGCCCGAGGGTGAGCGGGTACCCGACGGGCACGGCGTGGCCTGA
- the sepH gene encoding septation protein SepH, with amino-acid sequence MRELKVVGLDVDGKRIICEADGSGEKFLLRPDDRLRAAARGEKVSSSPTRSEAEVPNVLSPREIQARIRSGASVEQVAEAAGEDVSRVERFAHPVLLERSRVAELATAAHPVLADGPAVLTLLETVTTALIARGLDPDATNWDAWRNEDGRWTVQLGWTAGRSDLQAHFRYTPGSHGGTVTAFDDGACELIDPGFVRAPRLVAAPPPAPPPEAEEPTLPIDPPIHAPEREPEPAPAHKQPRARKGKAKPAVPAWEDVLLGVRSGGHR; translated from the coding sequence ATGCGGGAACTCAAAGTCGTCGGACTCGATGTCGATGGCAAACGAATCATCTGCGAGGCCGACGGCTCCGGGGAGAAGTTCCTGCTGCGTCCCGACGACCGGTTGCGAGCTGCCGCGCGTGGCGAGAAGGTGAGCTCGAGCCCGACGCGAAGTGAGGCCGAGGTTCCTAACGTGTTGTCACCCAGAGAGATTCAGGCCAGGATCCGTTCGGGCGCATCCGTCGAGCAGGTCGCCGAGGCGGCCGGTGAAGACGTGTCGCGGGTCGAGAGGTTCGCCCATCCGGTGCTACTCGAGCGGTCTCGCGTCGCCGAGCTGGCAACCGCGGCGCATCCCGTGCTCGCCGACGGACCCGCCGTCTTGACGCTGCTGGAGACGGTGACGACGGCGCTCATCGCCCGCGGGCTCGACCCGGACGCGACCAACTGGGACGCGTGGCGCAACGAGGACGGCCGCTGGACCGTGCAGTTGGGGTGGACGGCGGGCCGGTCGGACCTGCAGGCGCACTTCCGCTACACGCCCGGTTCGCACGGCGGCACCGTGACGGCGTTCGACGACGGGGCCTGCGAGCTGATCGACCCCGGTTTCGTGCGTGCGCCCCGCCTGGTCGCCGCCCCGCCGCCTGCACCCCCACCCGAAGCGGAGGAGCCGACGCTGCCGATCGATCCGCCGATTCACGCACCGGAACGCGAGCCCGAGCCGGCACCCGCTCACAAGCAGCCGCGGGCCCGCAAGGGCAAGGCCAAGCCCGCCGTGCCGGCATGGGAGGACGTGCTGCTGGGCGTGCGCTCTGGCGGACACCGCTAG
- the moaA gene encoding GTP 3',8-cyclase MoaA, translated as MTVVGLGVPSVGPATPAPADGPLVDTFGRVATDLRVSLTDRCNLRCTYCMPADGLDWLSSDRLLRPDELTRLLRIAVTRLGITSVRFTGGEPLVARHLEDVIEATATLRPRPEITLTTNGIGLDRRAAKLKAAGLDRINVSLDTVDPQRFVAITRRDRLSDVLAGLRAAKTAGLDPVKVNAVLDPVTGLDDAVALLHFCLEHGYQLRIIEQMPLDADHQWQRGRAISAAAILTTLRQHFDLTPDAAPRGSAPAELWRVDGGPAKVGVIASVSQAFCAACDRTRLTADGQVRNCLFAQRETDLRHLMRDGADDAALEAAWRAAMWAKAAGHGINDPDFVQPSRPMSAIGG; from the coding sequence GTGACGGTCGTCGGCCTGGGAGTGCCGTCGGTCGGACCGGCCACCCCCGCCCCGGCCGACGGTCCGCTCGTCGACACGTTCGGCCGGGTCGCCACCGATCTGCGGGTGTCGCTGACCGACCGCTGCAACCTGCGCTGCACGTACTGCATGCCTGCCGACGGGCTGGACTGGCTGAGCAGCGACCGACTGTTACGGCCCGACGAGCTCACCCGGCTGTTGCGCATCGCCGTGACGAGGCTCGGCATCACCAGCGTGCGCTTCACCGGCGGCGAACCATTGGTGGCCAGGCATCTCGAGGACGTCATCGAGGCGACGGCGACCCTGCGCCCCCGCCCGGAGATCACCTTGACCACGAACGGCATCGGGCTCGACCGGCGCGCCGCCAAGCTCAAGGCTGCGGGTCTGGACCGCATCAACGTCTCGCTCGACACCGTCGACCCGCAGCGTTTCGTCGCGATCACCCGTCGCGACCGGCTCTCAGATGTGCTCGCCGGCCTGCGCGCCGCCAAGACCGCGGGCCTGGACCCGGTGAAGGTCAACGCGGTGCTCGATCCGGTCACCGGGCTCGACGATGCGGTCGCCCTGCTGCACTTCTGCCTCGAGCACGGCTATCAGCTGCGGATCATCGAGCAGATGCCACTTGACGCCGACCATCAGTGGCAGCGCGGCCGGGCGATCAGCGCCGCGGCCATCCTGACGACGCTGCGTCAGCACTTCGACCTCACCCCCGACGCCGCTCCCCGGGGTTCGGCGCCCGCGGAGTTGTGGCGGGTCGACGGCGGGCCGGCCAAGGTCGGCGTCATCGCCTCGGTCTCGCAGGCGTTCTGCGCGGCGTGCGACCGTACCCGTCTAACCGCCGACGGTCAGGTGCGCAACTGCCTGTTCGCCCAGCGGGAGACCGATCTGCGCCACCTCATGCGTGACGGCGCCGACGACGCCGCCCTAGAAGCCGCTTGGCGCGCCGCGATGTGGGCCAAGGCGGCGGGCCACGGCATCAACGATCCCGACTTCGTGCAACCCAGCCGGCCGATGAGCGCGATCGGCGGTTGA
- a CDS encoding MarR family winged helix-turn-helix transcriptional regulator — translation MRDGDGRLANDLSLAVIRLARQLRFRRPDSPVSLSQLSALSALAKEGAMTLGALAVRERVRPPSMTRIIASLCELGLVVRAAHPGDGRQVLVSVVPAGLDLIEAERRASQEWLMKRLARLDADQRETLLTAADLMTVMVDESA, via the coding sequence GTGAGGGACGGAGATGGGCGGTTGGCGAACGATCTGTCGCTGGCGGTAATTCGTCTTGCGCGTCAATTACGCTTTCGTCGACCGGATTCCCCGGTTTCGCTGTCACAACTGTCAGCGCTCTCGGCGCTAGCCAAAGAAGGTGCGATGACCCTCGGTGCGTTAGCTGTGCGCGAGCGGGTGCGCCCGCCGTCGATGACGCGGATCATCGCTTCGCTGTGTGAGCTCGGTCTGGTGGTGCGCGCTGCCCATCCTGGCGATGGGCGACAGGTGCTGGTCTCGGTCGTCCCGGCGGGTCTGGACCTCATCGAGGCCGAGCGGCGCGCCAGCCAGGAGTGGCTGATGAAGCGACTGGCCCGCCTCGACGCCGACCAGCGCGAGACGCTGCTGACGGCCGCGGACCTGATGACGGTCATGGTCGACGAAAGCGCGTGA
- a CDS encoding cold-shock protein, with amino-acid sequence MPTGRVKWYDAEKGFGFLSQEDGEDVYVRSSALPSGVETLKAGQRVEFGVAAGRRGPQALSLKVLDPPPSLSRTRREAAAAERKHSPDELHGMIEDMITLLESAVQPELRKGRYPDRKAARRVSEVVRAVARELDA; translated from the coding sequence GTGCCGACCGGCCGGGTGAAGTGGTACGACGCCGAGAAGGGCTTCGGCTTTCTGTCGCAGGAGGACGGCGAGGACGTCTACGTCCGGTCCTCGGCGCTGCCCTCGGGTGTCGAGACGCTCAAGGCCGGCCAGCGCGTCGAGTTCGGCGTCGCGGCAGGGCGCCGGGGGCCTCAGGCGCTGAGCCTGAAGGTGCTCGACCCGCCGCCGAGCCTGTCGCGGACCCGTCGGGAAGCGGCCGCCGCCGAACGCAAGCACTCGCCCGACGAACTGCACGGGATGATCGAGGACATGATCACGCTGCTGGAGAGCGCGGTGCAGCCCGAGCTGCGCAAGGGTCGCTATCCGGACCGCAAGGCCGCGCGGCGAGTTTCCGAAGTGGTGCGCGCGGTCGCCCGCGAGCTCGACGCGTAA
- a CDS encoding YccF domain-containing protein, translating to MRLILNVIWLIFGGLWLALGYLLAALLCFILIITIPFGFAALRIAVFALWPFGRTVVDRPGPQPFALVGNVIWVIVAGVWLAIGHIVTAAAMAITIIGIPLALANLKLIPVSLMPLGKDIVPVDSVPNPERAFT from the coding sequence ATGCGATTGATCCTGAACGTCATCTGGTTGATCTTCGGCGGCCTGTGGCTGGCGCTGGGCTACCTGCTGGCAGCGCTGCTGTGCTTCATCCTCATCATCACGATCCCGTTCGGGTTCGCCGCGCTGCGCATCGCGGTGTTCGCGCTGTGGCCGTTCGGGCGCACCGTCGTCGACAGACCCGGACCGCAACCGTTCGCACTGGTCGGCAACGTCATCTGGGTGATCGTCGCGGGGGTCTGGCTCGCGATCGGCCACATCGTCACCGCCGCCGCGATGGCGATCACGATCATCGGCATCCCGCTCGCGCTGGCCAACCTCAAGCTGATCCCGGTGTCGCTGATGCCGCTGGGCAAGGACATCGTGCCGGTGGACTCGGTACCCAATCCCGAGCGGGCGTTCACGTGA
- a CDS encoding DUF2530 domain-containing protein: MTPQPPTLPAILLKPWPVIVAITLAWVVATILAFTVASLHEWRPYTVAGLGVGALGTLIWLVQLRAARRGSRGAQSGLD; this comes from the coding sequence ATGACCCCGCAACCGCCGACGCTGCCCGCCATCCTGCTCAAACCGTGGCCGGTCATCGTGGCGATCACCCTGGCGTGGGTGGTCGCGACGATTCTGGCATTCACGGTCGCCTCGCTGCACGAGTGGCGACCGTACACCGTGGCCGGCCTGGGTGTCGGCGCGCTCGGCACGCTGATCTGGCTGGTACAGCTGCGCGCCGCGCGGCGAGGATCGCGCGGGGCGCAGAGCGGGCTCGACTGA
- a CDS encoding TrmH family RNA methyltransferase, producing the protein MSPVRSEVLDVDDPSDPRLDDFRDLNSVDRRPDLPTGKGLVIAEGVLVVQRMLASRFTPRAFLGTDRRLTELAADLEGVAAPYYRVSAEVMADVVGFHLNRGVLGSASRAVELSVPQVLDGARTVAVLEGVNDHENLGSIFRNAAGLGVDAVVFGTGCADPLYRRAVRVSMGHALLVPYARAQAWPADLNTLRDNGFRLLAMTPGPIARTLADAMSTVAGDKVAVLVGAEGPGLTASAMRAADMRVRIPMSRGTDSLNVATAAALAFYERVRSAR; encoded by the coding sequence GTGAGCCCCGTCCGGAGCGAAGTCCTCGACGTCGACGACCCGTCCGACCCCCGCCTGGACGATTTCCGCGACCTCAACAGCGTCGACCGCCGACCGGACCTGCCCACGGGCAAGGGCCTGGTGATCGCCGAGGGCGTGCTCGTGGTGCAGCGGATGCTGGCCTCGCGCTTCACCCCGCGGGCGTTTCTGGGCACCGACCGGCGCCTCACCGAACTGGCCGCCGACCTCGAGGGCGTGGCCGCGCCGTACTACCGCGTGTCGGCGGAGGTGATGGCCGATGTCGTGGGCTTCCATCTCAACCGTGGCGTGCTCGGTTCGGCGTCGCGCGCGGTCGAGCTGTCGGTACCGCAGGTGCTCGATGGGGCCCGCACCGTCGCGGTGCTCGAGGGCGTCAACGACCACGAGAACCTCGGCTCGATCTTCCGCAACGCCGCGGGCCTCGGCGTCGACGCGGTGGTGTTCGGCACCGGATGCGCCGACCCGCTGTACCGGCGTGCTGTACGGGTGTCGATGGGACACGCGCTGCTGGTGCCCTACGCACGGGCGCAGGCATGGCCCGCTGATCTCAACACACTGCGCGACAACGGATTCCGTTTACTCGCCATGACGCCTGGCCCGATAGCGCGGACCTTGGCCGACGCGATGTCGACTGTGGCGGGAGACAAGGTGGCAGTCCTGGTCGGCGCGGAAGGCCCGGGGCTGACCGCGAGCGCGATGCGGGCCGCCGACATGCGGGTGCGCATCCCGATGTCGCGCGGCACGGACTCACTCAACGTCGCCACTGCTGCGGCGCTGGCGTTCTACGAGCGGGTGAGATCGGCACGCTAG
- a CDS encoding MoaD/ThiS family protein has protein sequence MTTTTTVQVTVRYFAAARAAAGNDEETIRLQPATTLAELVASLSARGENLAKVLLRCSFLCNGVAVRDDTMVLSDAQTVDVLPPFAGG, from the coding sequence GTGACGACCACAACGACCGTGCAGGTGACCGTTCGTTACTTCGCAGCCGCGCGGGCCGCGGCCGGTAACGATGAGGAGACGATCCGGCTACAGCCGGCCACGACGCTCGCCGAACTCGTCGCGAGCCTGAGCGCACGCGGCGAGAATCTCGCGAAAGTCTTGTTGCGCTGCTCTTTTCTGTGCAACGGCGTCGCGGTGCGCGATGACACGATGGTGTTGAGCGACGCTCAGACGGTCGACGTTCTTCCCCCGTTCGCGGGTGGATAG
- a CDS encoding DUF2771 domain-containing protein: MKRMLAVLAAVVVLASVGTGVLIWRLSGDDTLKYPEISAYSAGETVRVGPYRYCEVLNPTKCVVFEEQGELAVTERDAVQLSVPPQIAKAPWVLLRQYEDSDIVEEFRPDNKLAVTIPTVDPRLGKLNGLAVLLPTLVRIDGEEVPAPHAEWSVRTVWS; encoded by the coding sequence GTGAAACGCATGCTCGCCGTGCTGGCGGCTGTCGTCGTTCTCGCATCGGTCGGCACCGGTGTGCTGATCTGGCGGCTCAGCGGTGACGACACGCTGAAATACCCCGAAATCAGCGCGTATTCGGCGGGGGAGACGGTCCGGGTGGGACCGTACCGCTACTGCGAAGTGCTCAACCCGACCAAGTGCGTGGTTTTCGAGGAGCAGGGCGAGTTGGCGGTCACCGAGCGCGACGCGGTCCAGTTGTCGGTGCCGCCGCAGATCGCCAAGGCGCCGTGGGTCTTGTTGCGCCAGTACGAGGACTCCGACATCGTCGAGGAGTTCCGGCCCGACAACAAGCTCGCGGTGACCATACCCACCGTCGATCCCCGGCTCGGCAAGCTCAACGGCCTGGCGGTGCTGCTGCCGACCCTGGTTCGTATCGACGGGGAAGAGGTGCCTGCGCCGCACGCGGAGTGGTCGGTCCGGACCGTGTGGTCCTAG
- a CDS encoding DUF2537 domain-containing protein, with translation MTDDSTPWAMGLTVAAFVAAVVGAAVVVLSLGLIRVHPLLAIGLNLVAVGGLAPTVWGWRRLPVWRWFVLGTGVGVAVAWLTLLAVGIGG, from the coding sequence GTGACCGACGACTCGACGCCGTGGGCGATGGGGTTGACGGTGGCGGCATTCGTCGCTGCGGTCGTCGGCGCCGCCGTGGTGGTACTGAGCCTGGGCTTGATCCGGGTGCACCCACTGCTGGCGATCGGGCTCAACCTGGTGGCGGTCGGCGGGTTGGCGCCGACGGTGTGGGGATGGCGCAGGCTGCCGGTGTGGCGGTGGTTCGTCCTGGGCACCGGTGTCGGCGTGGCCGTCGCCTGGCTGACGCTGCTCGCCGTCGGAATCGGCGGCTGA
- a CDS encoding MFS transporter — MANYPSDGSYRRPRRSGPTSSANRWLPPLDDPAREFQSNPPPRTVGGAAGDRVTVTRAAAQRSREMGSRMYGLVHRAATADGADKSGLTALTWPVVANFAVDAAMAVALANTLFFAAASGESKGKVALYLLITIAPFAVIAPLIGPALDRLQHGRRVALAASFGLRTVLVVVLIANYDSATGSYPSWVLYPCALGMMVLSKSFSVLRSAVTPRVLPPSIDLVRVNSRLTTFGLLGGTLVGGAVAAGAEYLFNVFGMPGALYVIVAVSIAGAVLAMRIPKWVEVTAGEVPATLSYHGRTGELRRGLEQQPTKDARQPLGRNTITALWGNCTIKVMVGFLFLYPAFVAKSHDASGWEQLRILGVIGAAAAIGNFAGNFTGARLKLGHPAQVVVRCTVVVTAAALAAALTGNLMTAAIATLLTSGASAIGKASLDASLQDDLPEESRASAFGRSESLLQLAWVAGGAVGVLIYTELWVGFTGITAVLILGLAQTVVSYRGESLIPGFGGNRPVLAEQEGGRSDTAAVAPE; from the coding sequence ATGGCGAACTACCCCAGCGACGGCAGCTACCGTCGGCCCCGGCGCAGCGGACCCACGTCCAGCGCCAACCGCTGGCTGCCTCCCCTGGACGATCCCGCCCGAGAGTTCCAGTCGAACCCGCCGCCGCGCACCGTCGGCGGTGCGGCCGGCGACAGGGTGACCGTCACCCGGGCGGCCGCGCAGCGCAGCCGCGAGATGGGCTCGCGGATGTACGGCCTGGTGCACCGGGCCGCCACCGCCGACGGCGCCGACAAGTCCGGGCTGACCGCGCTCACCTGGCCGGTGGTGGCGAACTTCGCCGTCGACGCCGCGATGGCCGTCGCCTTGGCCAACACCTTGTTCTTCGCCGCCGCCTCCGGGGAGAGCAAGGGCAAGGTGGCGCTGTACCTGCTGATCACCATCGCGCCGTTCGCGGTCATCGCGCCGTTGATCGGCCCGGCGCTGGACCGCCTGCAACACGGCCGCCGTGTGGCGCTGGCCGCGTCGTTCGGACTGCGCACGGTGTTGGTGGTGGTGCTGATCGCCAACTACGACAGCGCGACGGGCAGCTACCCGTCGTGGGTGCTCTACCCCTGCGCGCTCGGCATGATGGTGCTGTCCAAGTCGTTCTCGGTGTTGCGCAGCGCGGTGACACCGCGGGTACTGCCGCCGTCCATCGACCTGGTGCGGGTGAACTCGCGGTTGACGACGTTCGGGCTGCTGGGCGGGACCCTGGTGGGCGGCGCCGTCGCCGCCGGTGCGGAGTACCTGTTCAATGTGTTCGGCATGCCCGGGGCGCTGTACGTGATCGTCGCGGTCAGCATCGCAGGCGCGGTCTTGGCGATGCGGATCCCAAAGTGGGTCGAGGTGACCGCGGGTGAGGTGCCTGCCACGCTGAGCTATCACGGCCGCACCGGTGAGCTACGCCGCGGTCTCGAACAGCAGCCCACCAAAGATGCGCGACAACCGCTGGGCCGCAACACCATCACCGCGCTCTGGGGCAATTGCACCATCAAGGTGATGGTCGGGTTTCTGTTCCTGTATCCGGCTTTCGTGGCGAAGTCGCACGACGCCAGCGGTTGGGAACAGCTGCGCATCCTAGGCGTGATCGGTGCCGCGGCGGCGATCGGCAACTTCGCCGGCAACTTCACCGGCGCCCGCCTCAAGCTCGGCCATCCGGCACAGGTGGTAGTGCGCTGCACGGTCGTCGTCACCGCCGCCGCCCTGGCCGCCGCATTGACCGGAAACCTCATGACGGCGGCGATCGCCACGCTGCTCACGTCCGGCGCCAGCGCGATCGGCAAGGCCTCGCTGGACGCCTCGCTGCAAGACGATCTGCCCGAGGAATCGCGCGCGTCGGCGTTCGGCCGTTCGGAGTCGTTGCTGCAACTGGCCTGGGTCGCAGGCGGGGCCGTCGGCGTGCTGATCTACACCGAACTGTGGGTCGGGTTCACCGGCATCACCGCGGTGCTGATCCTGGGTCTGGCGCAGACGGTCGTGAGCTATCGCGGCGAGTCGCTGATCCCCGGCTTCGGCGGTAACCGGCCCGTGCTGGCCGAGCAGGAGGGTGGACGGTCCGACACCGCGGCGGTGGCGCCGGAGTGA
- a CDS encoding SRPBCC family protein, producing MAAPLLQAQIDIDAPVGKVWQLVSDLKLMPQWSPQCRLMKAFGPVRAGTKTINLNRRKFLFWPTTSQITEFIPDKKLAFRVNENGTVWSYELEPTESGTRLIETRHAENGVKPFSTMTVNAVLGGVPSFEQELVDGMNASLARIKAAAER from the coding sequence ATGGCAGCACCGCTATTGCAGGCGCAGATCGATATCGACGCCCCGGTGGGCAAAGTGTGGCAATTGGTTTCGGATCTCAAACTCATGCCGCAATGGAGTCCGCAATGCCGGCTGATGAAGGCGTTCGGCCCGGTGCGAGCGGGCACCAAGACCATCAACCTGAACCGGCGGAAATTCTTGTTCTGGCCCACCACGAGTCAGATCACCGAGTTCATACCCGACAAGAAGCTCGCGTTCCGGGTCAACGAGAACGGGACGGTGTGGAGCTACGAACTGGAGCCCACCGAATCCGGCACCCGGCTGATCGAGACGCGTCACGCCGAAAACGGGGTCAAGCCCTTCTCCACCATGACGGTCAACGCCGTGCTGGGCGGGGTGCCCAGCTTCGAACAGGAACTGGTCGACGGCATGAACGCATCGCTGGCGCGGATCAAGGCCGCCGCCGAGCGCTAG
- the serC gene encoding phosphoserine transaminase, producing MADLTIPADLKPRDGRFGCGPSKVRQEQLTALAGATDLFGTSHRQAPVKNLVGRVRDGLRELFTLPDDYEVILGNGGTTAFWDAAAFGLIDERSLHLSFGEFSAKFASAVAKNPFVGDPVVIKADAGSAPQPQSDPSVDLIGWAHNETSTGVAVPVQRPDEAGDALVAIDATSAAGGLPVDIREADVYYFAPQKNFASDGGIWLAIMSPAALSRVEAIAGSGRWVPEFLSLPIAIDNSRKNQTYNTPAIGTLVLLAEQLDWMLGNGGLDWAVKRTADSSQRLYGWADASEFATPFVTDPQLRSQVVGTVDFSDDVDAAAVAKTLRANGIVDTEPYRKLGRNQLRIGMFPAIDPDDVSALTACVDWVVEHL from the coding sequence ATGGCCGACCTGACGATCCCCGCCGACCTCAAACCCCGCGACGGACGCTTCGGCTGCGGGCCGTCCAAGGTCCGCCAGGAACAGCTGACCGCGCTGGCCGGCGCGACCGATCTGTTCGGCACCTCGCACCGCCAGGCACCGGTGAAGAACCTGGTCGGACGGGTGCGCGACGGCCTTCGCGAGCTCTTCACGCTGCCCGATGACTACGAGGTGATCCTCGGCAACGGCGGTACCACCGCGTTCTGGGACGCTGCAGCATTCGGGCTGATCGACGAGCGGTCGCTGCACCTGAGCTTCGGCGAGTTCAGCGCGAAGTTCGCCTCCGCGGTGGCCAAGAATCCGTTCGTGGGCGATCCGGTCGTCATCAAGGCCGACGCGGGCAGCGCACCGCAACCTCAGTCCGATCCGTCGGTCGATCTGATCGGCTGGGCCCACAACGAGACGTCGACCGGGGTGGCCGTGCCCGTGCAACGGCCCGACGAAGCCGGGGACGCCCTTGTGGCCATCGATGCGACATCGGCCGCGGGCGGCCTGCCGGTCGACATCCGCGAAGCCGACGTCTACTACTTCGCGCCGCAGAAGAATTTCGCCAGCGACGGCGGCATCTGGTTGGCGATCATGTCGCCGGCCGCCCTTTCCCGCGTCGAGGCGATCGCCGGCTCGGGCCGCTGGGTGCCCGAGTTCCTGTCGCTGCCGATCGCGATCGACAACAGCCGCAAGAACCAGACCTACAACACGCCGGCCATCGGCACGCTGGTGCTGCTCGCCGAGCAGTTGGACTGGATGCTGGGCAACGGCGGCTTGGACTGGGCCGTCAAGCGCACCGCGGACTCGTCGCAACGGCTCTACGGCTGGGCCGACGCATCGGAGTTCGCAACGCCGTTCGTCACCGATCCGCAACTGCGCTCGCAGGTCGTGGGCACCGTCGACTTCTCCGACGACGTGGACGCCGCCGCGGTGGCCAAGACGCTGCGTGCCAACGGGATCGTCGACACCGAGCCGTACCGCAAGCTCGGCCGCAACCAGCTACGTATCGGCATGTTCCCCGCCATCGACCCGGACGACGTCAGCGCGCTCACCGCGTGCGTCGACTGGGTTGTCGAACACCTCTGA